GAAACGGCAATAATCCAGTGATTCCCATCGAACATTAGCGCGAATATTCTGTAGCGAATTCTTGAGGATCGCACTTTTACTTTTCTGCTCTCTTCTGGCTGTTCCCGCCAACTCCACGTCGTTTTGCCCTTGCAGCAAAATCACGAATCCGGGATTTTTCCCCGCAGAATTTACGCAACCAGATATTTCTTATTCGGAACAAAAGCAAAGCCGTTAACGAAGATATGCGAGCAAAATATAATTCATGGTTTATTCCCAaacattattgttttttcaCAACCGCAACGATAAACGGTTTTAACGACTCCTTCCACTGCACAGCTGAACTGCCGTGCCATGCCTCCCTACAACTAAACTTCCCCTAAAGAAGGTAGAtaaaaaatgttccaaattGGTGTATGCTAGACAATATTGCTTTCCATAGTATTTTACAGCTTTTTCGATAGACTGTCGGCCAGCTGCGCCACACAGCGCTCCTTACGCTTCGACTTCTTCCGTTTGCCGCTTGACGAGCGATTCGCGACCCGCTTCACTTCGTTCTTGTGCCGCTCCTTCAATTCCTGACCAAGTGCTAGACAATCATCCTCCGTTGGTTCGATAATCTTTATCTTTGGCACGTTGGCACGCATCTTTTTCCAATAACGATTCTGTTCCTCATTCACTCGACTCACCACATCCTCCTCGTCCGATCCGTCGCTAGAGTCAGAGCATAGTAAACGCTTCGGCTTGCTGTCCTTCGAAGGAGTCTCCGGAACTTCATGTGGAACTACCGCTTTCAGTAGACGATTGTTTTGCTTAGCATCTCGCCGATAGCCTTTCCGATATTTTGCCGCCGGATCCGGTGATCCTATTGCTATGTCTtcatcatcctgctgctcACAAACCGTTTTCcgctttgctttctttttgcgTTCTCGTTTTTTAATCGTAACCGAGCTATGGTCCAGCTTCCGAATTTTGTCACTCAGCAGATCGAGTTCCTCATCTGCGCTCAGTTGTTTGCGTTGAGATTGTTTTAGTTTCTTTTTGGACTCTAATTTCGGCGAAActacttctttctcttcctctagTCCATCTTCCTCCGGTAATTCGGCGAACATGGAAACCATTTCATCGGCCAGCTCCTGTTCCGTGCGCTCGTgtgcttttcgtttcttccggTTTTTCGCTACCACATAATCGGCATGATGCACCATATCtttcacctcatcatcatcatcgtcgccatgcTCCTTCTTACCCTTAGCACCGTCGCCATGCTCAACCCATCGCTGTTCATTGCGCTTCTGTTTTTTGGTCTTTTTGCGACCGTTTCGCGAAAGTTGCACCTGCCAGTCGTTAGATTTGATCACAGCTTCAAAAGAATTGCTTTCCAACTGCTTCAGTAGTTTGCTGTTCTGCTCGTCTATCCGCGCCAGTTTTCCGCTTAGCTTCAGACCATGACGGGCACCCCTTGAAGACGATAGATCGGGAAATTACATCGATTCTCTATGATCTATGATTGGTTTTACTAGATTACTCACTTGTGGGCCGTTCTGCCCCCACAGGCCGCAAACAATTCTTCGTCGGTTAACATTTTAACCGGCGCGTACTCAATGTCCTCCGTGCTGGTGTGATTTGCCACCGTTTCCTCCCTGCCCGTGCCTCCCATCAGTACGGAAGCTCGCAAAAAGCTGGTGCCATACCGCGATTGACCCTCGCCAGCCTGAgcactcttcttcttcagtttCCGAACTGAAAAGCCGGCAGTTGAAATCTCCACCGCGTCCGTTTCCACCTGCCTTAACCGTACTGGCTCTTGCTGAGCGGCTCCGGCCGAACAGCCGTTTTCCACTGCAATGTTTCCTGCGGCATCATTATACACCCGTTCCCACCAGTTGTTGGTAAGATCCTTGGCCGGATCCTGCCCTAGGCCAGCCGTGTTGAACTTGAGGCTGGCTTTGATCGGTGCCACGATTCCATCCGTATTTTTCCCCAATCCATCTCCTGAAaagccacacaacacaagctGGGTTAGAGAACGACCACGTTTTTCTCTGGTAACACGACATCGTACCTTCTTTCCAGCCGTATTTTTGCAGGATATTTTTGGCGAAATCCATCCTGCAACGAAACCACACGGCGAATTTAGAAGCACTTTAGATAGTCAGGTGGCTTCTAGTAGACCGGGTTCGTAGTAGACCCaatcttcggttcggtgtgaaGTCGGTTCAGATCCCCCAGCTGGTCcaggggttttttggggtgcactgtgttgtgagtggtGGACAAGTGTGCGTTTAGAGTGCGCGCGAGTtgaggggtggaaaaatgagcaaaaagagcaaaaatagcaaaaattaaaaaaatcgttgtgACCGCTcatttttttaccatttttttttcattatattACTTTATTTACTTACGTTACGTTTATTAAGTAACAAATGACCATCAAAGTAGGACTCATTCAACAGGAAACAGCAGCTTTTATTCAGTTTGTAGCTGTAGTTACAAAGAAATTTGTGAATTTTGAGGCATTTGCCCTTAGCCTCCGCACCTAGCCGAATGATGAGAAAAACTTTGAGTATATGCGACACTAAATACTAAGTTCGCTAGAAAATGGTAACACCTTAAGGCTACTGATTGAAACAATTTGGTCGCCGATCTATACTTGTTGGGGTCCAACATATATTTAGACTATTAAAACATATGCTTTCTTACATACTTAGTACGAAAATATGTTCCAATGGTTCATATCAGGTTGCCGTTTCAATacattataaataaattatagTAATAGGATAACAGAAAATTGCACTTTTACGTTGATTGAAAGTAATAGTTGTCCATTAGTTTGTCAAACAAAAATATCGCAAGCTGCGTCGCTTCTAGGTATTTGAAATGGGAATGCATTGCTACGGAGCACCAAGTACAACGTCCGGAAATGTGTGGAAAAGTTGGAGCTACAAATATACAATAAACCGTAGGTTCGCAAACCATGTGAGTAATATAAAAGCTGTAATAAGGACCACAACCCCCCGAACctcaaacaaaataaacagagccaacagaacagaaacccTTCCCTTGCAGAAGGCAAACCGCGCCTCAAAATGTTAACATTTCACAACCCGCTCGTTATCCCTCTTACGGTGCTACGATTCGCTTAAAGTTTCTTTCTCTGCGCCCAGCTGGTAACTCGATTGATGACCAGTGGCCAAAGAATAATAAACGCCAGCGTCGCCGGCGTTATCTCGGGGAAGGGCCACCATGCTGGCACTGCTCCAAGAACTGATCGAGTGCGCCGGGGTCCAATAGAAGCTGCATTAATTTTTgccagttgctgttgttgcctctGAAGTTCATCGCGCAGCGTGGCTAAGGATTGCTCAATGGTGTCGACCCGTCCTAAAACCTGCTGCATGTTCGCATTCAATCGCTCGACGGTGAGCGATATCTGCGCAGCCACTTCTCCACCGTTTTGCATGCTACTATTGTTTATTCCGTTTACTACAGCAttccgctggtgctggtagtagtGATGCCCGTGGTTAACTGCTTCGATCGGACGGAAAACGGCGGACATTGTCGGCATTTCGCTTTCAAACTCATCATCCATCGTGTCAATgtattcgtcatcgtcgctgaGTTCCGATGGTCCTGAGCTAATGCCTCCGTTACTAATTGGAGATGATCTGCCATTTACGCCGCTGCTACCATTCCTcttatgatgatggttgtgatCGTGATGTGTATGGTGATGGTAACCATTGATTGCAGTTGGTTTATGGACATGACCGTTCACCAGAGGAGTTGTACCAGGCTGTACCACAGCTGTCGGTGGAGGTGTAACCGGAGAGAGGCGCCCAACAGGACTGGCTTCACGCGAGGCAAGCGGTGAGTTGGGACGCGATCTTGCCTTCTTGATCGCCTCTGGAGCTACCATCTCCAAATCGCTGATGTTGACATTATCCAGTTCACTCATGTTGTACTCCATGAAGTTGGCCACATTATCGGTGTACGACATGGTTTCGACGatctaaaaatagaaaataaaaaaaaactctataaaaagtctcgatacAATGATCTGCCGGATTACCTTTTTCAACTCGTCCACATATTTCTGCATCGCTGTTTCCTTCGGCATGTCACCCAACCGGTTCCAAGCTTCCCATTTGGCGCTAGGTAGGATTATCGGGAAATATTAACAATACTTGGAAAACAACTCTTTAAAATTATTTCTACGAGAAATGATTACTCACCGATTGACCACATCCCAGAACGCTGGTTTACGCTCACAACATTTCCCTTTCGTGGCCTGTTTGAAGTAGGAGTAGAATCGTAGCAACATATCGTTGCTGGGTTGATACGGTCCTACgcaagaaacaagaaaaagatcGGACATAAGCAAAACCAAGCGGATACCCATCAGCCTTAACAGTAGATGATTAGTTTCAGTGATGCAACGCTATAGATTAATGacgaaaaataattaattttcctgTAGTCCAACCTTACAAAGATATAATACTCAAGCAGATATATTAGTGGCATTAAGACTCCGGTATAGGCATACATTTTTCTAATAACTCGTAGCAATCCGTATGTTCCAGTGCCACATATTGGCAGAAGCTTATTCGTTCCTTCATTCCATCTTTTCCACATAGTCAGTCTTGTCCATTTGTTAAatttgttgggttttttgtaCCATAGCTTTTGACCTTGATGTCGCTATTTGCCGCACCATCGGGCTCGTATGTTTAGATGGTGAAACAGGGGGCTTTATGGGGCAACCGGCAAACGTGCCAGTCATCTCTGATCTTTGGGTCGCTGAGAACAGCCATCTTCAAGGATAGGCCATTTGAACACTTGAAGAGAAACACTCAGTGCAgtaagaaacaacaacaagagaaaaagaaacattgcaGCAAGGCAATTCCCCAAAGGTTTCGGTCCTACTATAGCCAATTTTTCATTGCTCGGTAGGAATATTTGCAAACCAAATGAATAGCTGCAGGTGAAACCATCGTACAGGGTCGTCGACATATACGCAATATGAAAGGTACGTGCTTTCTGCATTACCGAATACAGTGACAAATGTGGGTTACTGGAAACTTTTGCAAGCAATCATAAATACCAGCAAAAGTCGAATGTATAGAAAGTAGTATATCTTGTTTGTAGTATATCGATTCTCCATATTGAA
The sequence above is a segment of the Anopheles darlingi chromosome 2, idAnoDarlMG_H_01, whole genome shotgun sequence genome. Coding sequences within it:
- the LOC125949525 gene encoding G patch domain-containing protein 4, with protein sequence MDFAKNILQKYGWKEGDGLGKNTDGIVAPIKASLKFNTAGLGQDPAKDLTNNWWERVYNDAAGNIAVENGCSAGAAQQEPVRLRQVETDAVEISTAGFSVRKLKKKSAQAGEGQSRYGTSFLRASVLMGGTGREETVANHTSTEDIEYAPVKMLTDEELFAACGGRTAHKGARHGLKLSGKLARIDEQNSKLLKQLESNSFEAVIKSNDWQVQLSRNGRKKTKKQKRNEQRWVEHGDGAKGKKEHGDDDDDEVKDMVHHADYVVAKNRKKRKAHERTEQELADEMVSMFAELPEEDGLEEEKEVVSPKLESKKKLKQSQRKQLSADEELDLLSDKIRKLDHSSVTIKKRERKKKAKRKTVCEQQDDEDIAIGSPDPAAKYRKGYRRDAKQNNRLLKAVVPHEVPETPSKDSKPKRLLCSDSSDGSDEEDVVSRVNEEQNRYWKKMRANVPKIKIIEPTEDDCLALGQELKERHKNEVKRVANRSSSGKRKKSKRKERCVAQLADSLSKKL
- the LOC125949537 gene encoding acyl-CoA-binding domain-containing protein 5, whose amino-acid sequence is MSIEERFNAAVSVIRGLPKNGPYQPSNDMLLRFYSYFKQATKGKCCERKPAFWDVVNRAKWEAWNRLGDMPKETAMQKYVDELKKIVETMSYTDNVANFMEYNMSELDNVNISDLEMVAPEAIKKARSRPNSPLASREASPVGRLSPVTPPPTAVVQPGTTPLVNGHVHKPTAINGYHHHTHHDHNHHHKRNGSSGVNGRSSPISNGGISSGPSELSDDDEYIDTMDDEFESEMPTMSAVFRPIEAVNHGHHYYQHQRNAVVNGINNSSMQNGGEVAAQISLTVERLNANMQQVLGRVDTIEQSLATLRDELQRQQQQLAKINAASIGPRRTRSVLGAVPAWWPFPEITPATLAFIILWPLVINRVTSWAQRKKL